A part of Lactobacillus sp. ESL0700 genomic DNA contains:
- the recR gene encoding recombination mediator RecR: MQYPTPIAHLIDSYMKLPGIGEKTATRLAFYTLDMPDDDVYDFGAALKDVKEKLRRCSICGNITEQDPCSICSNSERDQSTIMVVEQPKDVMAFEEMGEYNGLYHVLHGVLSPMDGIGPEEVNIKSLIVRLQKQDSVKEVILALNSTPEGESTAMYISKLIKPAGIKVTRLAAGLAVGSDIEYANSITLKRAVQGRTSI, translated from the coding sequence TTGCAATATCCAACACCGATTGCGCATTTGATTGATTCATATATGAAATTACCGGGTATTGGTGAAAAAACAGCAACTCGGTTGGCTTTTTATACTTTAGACATGCCAGATGATGATGTTTATGATTTTGGTGCAGCTTTGAAAGATGTCAAGGAAAAATTACGGCGTTGTTCAATCTGCGGCAATATTACGGAGCAAGATCCGTGCTCAATCTGTTCTAATTCCGAGCGCGACCAGTCAACAATTATGGTCGTTGAGCAGCCTAAAGATGTGATGGCTTTTGAAGAAATGGGCGAATATAATGGCCTCTACCACGTGCTGCATGGTGTCTTGTCGCCAATGGATGGAATTGGCCCGGAAGAAGTTAATATTAAGTCGCTAATTGTCCGCTTGCAAAAGCAGGATAGTGTTAAAGAAGTAATTTTAGCATTAAACTCAACTCCGGAAGGTGAGTCAACGGCGATGTATATCAGCAAGTTGATTAAACCAGCGGGGATTAAGGTAACGCGGCTAGCAGCTGGATTGGCAGTCGGCAGCGACATTGAGTACGCTAATTCAATTACTTTAAAACGAGCAGTCCAAGGGAGAACATCAATCTAA
- the yabA gene encoding DNA replication initiation control protein YabA yields the protein MDSYSKLQQLHDSMMNMTKTIESLENDILDTLKENTELKVENQLLREKMDKMTNANAHNGTIKTQSGLESLRQIYNSGYHICNMYYGSHRDPSSDCMFCLDILDNFGEKKKKKVR from the coding sequence GTGGATTCTTATTCAAAGTTACAACAGCTTCACGATTCGATGATGAATATGACAAAGACAATCGAGAGCCTGGAAAATGATATTTTAGATACACTCAAGGAAAATACCGAGTTAAAGGTTGAAAATCAGCTTTTACGCGAAAAAATGGACAAAATGACAAACGCGAATGCTCATAATGGCACCATTAAGACGCAGAGCGGCTTGGAATCTTTACGGCAGATTTATAACTCGGGTTATCATATTTGCAACATGTATTACGGCTCACATCGTGATCCGAGCTCTGACTGCATGTTTTGTTTAGATATTCTTGATAATTTCGGCGAAAAGAAGAAAAAGAAAGTACGTTAA
- a CDS encoding YbaB/EbfC family nucleoid-associated protein — MSKRPNFGAMGGMGGMNMQQMMKQAKKMQEQMMQEQQTITAQEFVGKSADDLVVATFSGDRKLKEITINKEAIDPDDPDMLQDLVIDAVNKGLSAIDQATQASLGKYTKGMI, encoded by the coding sequence ATGAGCAAGAGACCTAACTTTGGTGCAATGGGCGGCATGGGTGGAATGAACATGCAGCAAATGATGAAGCAAGCTAAGAAAATGCAGGAGCAAATGATGCAGGAACAACAAACAATTACTGCTCAAGAATTTGTTGGGAAGTCTGCCGATGACTTAGTTGTTGCGACTTTTAGCGGCGATCGCAAGTTAAAAGAAATTACGATTAACAAGGAAGCAATTGATCCTGATGATCCAGATATGTTGCAGGATTTAGTCATTGATGCTGTTAATAAGGGCTTGTCAGCAATTGACCAAGCCACCCAAGCGAGTTTAGGTAAGTACACGAAGGGCATGATTTAA
- a CDS encoding DNA polymerase III subunit delta: MVIDLTQKGAKEAAFLRRAFEQKQLAHSYLFVDRDEDEAVNTAYWLACLFNCTGESEQRPDGTCQNCRQIISGNHPDVLLVTTAGKQSLGIDQIRPLKEELAKSPVQSSRRFFIINEAQKLTLPAANALLNLLEEPIAPVVTILVTNNVDQILPTVRSRTQIINFVSDEQADGKTAFLIQNGFTKDQILELGDTHKLDQAIKYFYQEMLEYDLLSIVSAHQLADLGKSKIAQDYVWLILKQMAQTELNSKDQQAGAKMLKNLLEIDKMRYSNVNFRNLLDYLALQWKR, translated from the coding sequence ATGGTTATTGATCTTACCCAGAAGGGTGCTAAAGAGGCAGCCTTTTTAAGACGTGCCTTTGAGCAAAAACAGTTAGCGCATAGTTATTTGTTTGTTGACCGTGATGAAGATGAGGCCGTAAATACGGCATATTGGCTTGCTTGCTTGTTTAATTGTACTGGCGAAAGTGAACAGCGGCCTGATGGTACTTGCCAAAATTGCCGGCAGATTATTTCGGGGAACCATCCGGATGTCTTGCTGGTAACAACCGCCGGCAAGCAGAGCTTAGGCATTGATCAGATTCGGCCATTAAAGGAAGAATTAGCCAAAAGTCCGGTTCAGAGCAGTCGCCGCTTTTTCATTATTAATGAAGCGCAAAAATTAACATTGCCAGCGGCCAATGCTCTGCTTAATCTTTTGGAAGAACCAATTGCTCCCGTTGTGACAATTTTGGTTACCAATAATGTGGACCAAATTTTGCCAACGGTGCGTTCCAGAACACAAATTATTAATTTTGTGTCTGACGAACAAGCTGATGGTAAAACCGCATTTTTAATTCAGAATGGCTTTACGAAAGACCAAATTCTTGAACTTGGCGACACGCACAAGTTGGATCAGGCAATTAAATATTTTTATCAGGAAATGCTGGAATACGATCTTTTATCAATCGTTAGCGCGCACCAACTAGCAGACTTGGGCAAAAGTAAAATTGCTCAGGATTATGTCTGGCTAATCTTGAAGCAGATGGCGCAGACAGAGTTAAATAGTAAAGATCAGCAGGCAGGAGCCAAAATGCTCAAAAATTTATTAGAAATTGACAAAATGCGCTATAGTAATGTTAATTTCCGCAACTTATTGGATTATCTGGCTTTGCAGTGGAAACGGTAG
- the rsmI gene encoding 16S rRNA (cytidine(1402)-2'-O)-methyltransferase produces the protein MQRQSSYADDKGKLYLVPTPIGNLEDITIRAKKVLTDADYIAAEDTRTSGILLEKIGVHNHMLSFHKYNSKQRAPELVQLMQEGAVIAEISDAGMPVISDPGYILVQECIKNNIPVVPLPGPSAFTTALIASGFDAQPFTYYGFLPRKAGEQKPYFEEMAAAHATSIFYEAPHRLVKTLKNMATVFAPDRQIVAARELTKIHEEFVRGTVAELNEYFSENAPRGEFVMLVSPSTAETKKLTWPELIKLVDEQVTQGESKKSAIKKVAQLNNVSKNELYDQYHQNRGN, from the coding sequence ATGCAGCGGCAAAGTAGTTATGCAGATGATAAAGGTAAGCTTTACTTGGTACCAACACCGATTGGTAACCTAGAAGATATTACGATTCGGGCTAAAAAAGTATTAACAGATGCGGACTATATTGCAGCAGAAGATACGAGAACTAGTGGCATTTTATTGGAAAAGATTGGCGTGCACAATCACATGCTGTCCTTTCATAAATATAATTCCAAGCAGCGCGCTCCTGAATTAGTTCAACTAATGCAAGAAGGAGCAGTAATTGCAGAAATTAGTGATGCGGGGATGCCCGTCATTTCTGATCCTGGTTACATTTTGGTTCAAGAATGTATCAAAAATAATATTCCGGTTGTTCCATTACCGGGACCATCGGCGTTTACAACGGCGCTGATTGCATCGGGTTTTGATGCTCAACCGTTTACCTATTATGGCTTTTTGCCACGTAAGGCTGGAGAACAAAAACCATATTTTGAAGAGATGGCTGCAGCCCATGCGACTTCAATTTTTTATGAAGCACCACATCGGCTGGTTAAGACATTGAAAAACATGGCAACGGTGTTTGCACCTGACAGGCAAATTGTGGCTGCTCGCGAATTAACCAAAATTCACGAGGAATTTGTTCGGGGGACAGTTGCCGAATTAAATGAGTACTTTTCTGAAAATGCACCACGAGGCGAATTCGTCATGCTGGTATCACCAAGCACAGCTGAAACTAAAAAACTAACGTGGCCGGAGTTAATTAAGCTGGTTGATGAGCAAGTGACGCAGGGTGAAAGCAAAAAGTCCGCCATTAAAAAAGTGGCACAGCTGAACAATGTTTCGAAAAATGAACTTTACGATCAATATCACCAAAACAGAGGCAATTAA
- the tadA gene encoding tRNA adenosine(34) deaminase TadA, with product MDFSSEDKKKYMQLAFDQAKKAQTLGEVPIGAVVIDPDGQVIGVGYNRRELDQDGTQHAEMMAIRQACQRLNSWRLIDCSLFVTLEPCSMCAGAIINSRIKNVFYGALDPKAGAAGSVVDLFSVEKFNHHPNVVRGLYREEASRMLKDFFQEIRHRQKLAKNSAK from the coding sequence ATGGATTTTTCCAGTGAAGATAAGAAGAAGTACATGCAGCTGGCCTTTGACCAAGCGAAGAAGGCGCAGACTTTAGGTGAAGTGCCGATTGGTGCAGTGGTAATTGATCCTGATGGCCAAGTGATTGGCGTTGGCTATAATCGGCGTGAACTTGATCAAGATGGCACGCAGCACGCTGAGATGATGGCAATTAGGCAGGCTTGTCAGAGGCTGAATAGCTGGCGGCTAATTGATTGCAGTCTGTTTGTGACCCTGGAACCATGCTCGATGTGTGCCGGCGCAATCATCAACTCGCGTATTAAGAATGTCTTTTACGGGGCACTCGATCCTAAGGCGGGTGCTGCTGGCAGCGTAGTTGATTTGTTTAGCGTAGAGAAGTTTAACCACCACCCGAATGTCGTGCGCGGCTTGTATCGCGAGGAGGCAAGTCGAATGTTGAAGGACTTTTTTCAAGAAATTCGACACCGGCAAAAATTAGCAAAAAATTCGGCAAAGTAG
- a CDS encoding folate family ECF transporter S component — translation MISKKALKLELRDLILLGVVIAIKIILHRFSIGTAVVHVSLDFIGSVMLGFIFGPVWGSVGGAIGDLASSAIFGNQGGFFIGFTISAMVGPLIYGLFFYHRPVKIWRIILATLLVTIIVNLGLNTLWVHILYGLNFNAALVQRLPKELITPWVQMFVIYFVLQALSRVKIKR, via the coding sequence ATGATTTCAAAAAAAGCTCTGAAATTGGAGCTGCGTGATTTAATTTTGCTTGGAGTCGTAATTGCAATCAAAATAATTTTGCATCGCTTTAGTATTGGAACAGCAGTTGTTCACGTCAGTCTAGATTTTATCGGCAGTGTGATGCTCGGCTTTATTTTTGGTCCCGTGTGGGGAAGCGTTGGCGGCGCGATTGGTGATTTGGCTTCTTCTGCGATTTTTGGTAATCAAGGTGGCTTTTTCATTGGTTTTACAATCAGCGCAATGGTCGGGCCACTAATTTACGGACTATTTTTTTATCATCGACCAGTTAAAATTTGGCGGATTATTTTGGCAACTTTGCTAGTTACGATCATTGTTAATCTTGGCCTAAATACTCTATGGGTGCACATTTTGTACGGCTTAAACTTTAATGCGGCCCTAGTTCAGCGGCTACCTAAAGAATTAATTACTCCTTGGGTGCAAATGTTTGTTATCTACTTTGTTTTGCAGGCCCTTTCTCGTGTTAAAATAAAAAGGTAG
- the dnaX gene encoding DNA polymerase III subunit gamma/tau: MAYQALYRKWRPRTFDSVVGQEDITNTLKNAIKRGTISHAFLFAGPRGTGKTSCAKIFAKALNCTNLQDGEPCNECANCLAADKGAMPDIMEIDAASNNGVDEIREIRDKVKYAPTQGKYKVYIIDEVHMLSMGAFNALLKTLEEPPEHVVFILATTELQKVPATIISRTQRYNFKRIAQADLEQRMKYILDQEQIKYEDKALAVIAQVADGGMRDALSILDQLLSYEKDTVNYDDALQITGFAAKEKIEEILLALLEKDAAKALTLAQAELQSGATSKNILDELIDMATNALLVVKADGQNKSNFLSADFVQKIAAIPAQRYFQLIAAANDALNDLRYTNQQQIPLEVFLVASTNEQQASAALPAAASSAATVTSGKNADLQAEITALKKQVVDLTEKFSKLSSQPRSNSRDQVYHIDSGSAPVKKTAQASSTVEKPKKKPRVRNTERANEQNRKQVYHVLENATKQDLIALRDIWPDLQSVLSVSQRALLDVLQPVAASPDQVVMKCKYTLWFENASADDDFLTKLTSEIAKFTKHDYEIVLVPDEDWLKVRKDFLQTHGKELLAKKKEGASHEPAGESTETANDEVVQKAKDLFGDAVNIKD; encoded by the coding sequence ATGGCTTATCAAGCGTTATACCGCAAATGGCGGCCACGCACTTTTGATAGTGTTGTTGGCCAAGAAGATATTACGAATACTTTAAAAAATGCGATTAAGCGCGGTACGATTTCGCACGCTTTTTTGTTTGCCGGTCCCCGGGGAACTGGTAAAACTTCGTGTGCCAAAATTTTTGCCAAAGCTCTGAACTGTACTAATCTGCAAGATGGCGAGCCCTGCAATGAATGTGCTAATTGTTTAGCTGCTGATAAGGGTGCAATGCCCGACATTATGGAGATTGATGCCGCCTCGAATAACGGTGTCGACGAAATTCGTGAAATTCGCGATAAGGTTAAATACGCACCAACTCAAGGTAAGTACAAGGTCTACATTATCGACGAGGTTCATATGTTGTCGATGGGGGCATTTAATGCGCTGCTTAAGACCTTGGAGGAACCGCCAGAGCATGTTGTCTTCATTTTGGCGACAACCGAATTGCAGAAGGTACCAGCCACAATTATTTCACGCACGCAACGCTATAATTTTAAGCGGATTGCTCAAGCTGATCTTGAGCAGCGGATGAAGTATATTCTGGACCAAGAGCAGATTAAGTATGAGGACAAGGCATTAGCTGTTATTGCGCAGGTCGCTGACGGCGGGATGCGGGATGCGTTGAGCATTTTGGACCAATTGCTTAGCTATGAAAAAGATACGGTTAACTACGATGATGCACTGCAGATTACCGGTTTTGCTGCTAAAGAAAAAATCGAAGAAATTTTGCTAGCATTATTAGAAAAAGACGCGGCTAAAGCGCTGACTTTAGCTCAAGCAGAATTACAAAGTGGTGCCACTTCCAAAAACATTTTGGACGAACTGATTGACATGGCAACTAATGCCTTGCTAGTAGTCAAGGCTGACGGGCAAAACAAGAGTAACTTTTTAAGTGCTGATTTTGTGCAAAAGATTGCGGCTATTCCTGCTCAACGTTATTTTCAACTGATTGCGGCGGCTAATGATGCACTAAATGATTTGCGTTATACCAACCAGCAACAGATTCCGCTGGAAGTATTCCTCGTTGCAAGTACTAACGAGCAACAAGCAAGTGCTGCTTTGCCGGCTGCTGCTTCAAGTGCAGCCACTGTAACTAGTGGTAAGAATGCCGATTTACAGGCTGAAATTACTGCTTTAAAAAAGCAAGTGGTTGATTTAACCGAAAAATTTTCTAAATTATCTAGTCAGCCACGCAGCAATAGTCGTGATCAGGTTTACCATATTGATTCAGGATCAGCGCCCGTTAAGAAAACAGCACAGGCTAGTTCGACAGTTGAAAAGCCTAAGAAGAAGCCACGCGTGCGGAATACTGAACGTGCTAATGAGCAAAATCGTAAGCAAGTATACCATGTGCTAGAAAATGCTACTAAGCAAGATTTAATTGCATTGAGAGATATTTGGCCAGACTTACAATCAGTCTTGTCAGTTTCTCAAAGGGCATTACTTGATGTCCTGCAGCCAGTTGCGGCCAGCCCCGACCAAGTGGTGATGAAGTGCAAGTATACTTTGTGGTTTGAAAATGCGAGCGCGGATGATGACTTTTTGACCAAGTTAACCAGTGAAATTGCGAAGTTCACCAAGCATGACTATGAGATTGTCTTGGTACCAGATGAGGATTGGCTCAAGGTGCGCAAGGACTTTTTACAAACGCATGGCAAAGAGCTGCTGGCTAAGAAAAAAGAAGGCGCGAGCCACGAACCAGCTGGCGAGTCTACTGAAACCGCAAATGATGAAGTTGTTCAGAAGGCCAAAGATTTGTTTGGCGATGCGGTTAATATTAAAGATTAA
- the tmk gene encoding dTMP kinase has product MKSFFISFEGPDGSGKSTVLEQVVGQIAPKLAAQYLVTREPGGSKIAEQIRQFILDPANTAMSAKTEALLYAASRSQHMAETIIPALKKGEVVFSDRFVDSSLAYQGVGRDLGIAAVKAINDFATSGIEPDLTIFLDVKPEVGLARIAKDHGGQEDRLEQEKLTFHQKVYQGYQWVNEQYSDRIAVVNADRPLSQVVSDCVKIIANRLPKELLKD; this is encoded by the coding sequence ATGAAAAGTTTTTTTATTAGTTTTGAGGGGCCAGATGGGTCCGGCAAAAGTACCGTTTTAGAGCAAGTTGTTGGGCAAATCGCTCCTAAGTTAGCGGCACAATATCTTGTGACTCGTGAACCCGGTGGATCGAAAATAGCGGAACAAATTCGCCAATTCATTTTGGATCCGGCCAATACCGCGATGAGTGCCAAGACTGAAGCCTTACTTTACGCAGCTTCGCGAAGTCAACATATGGCAGAAACAATTATTCCCGCGTTAAAAAAGGGCGAGGTTGTCTTTTCTGATCGCTTTGTTGACAGTTCGTTAGCTTATCAGGGTGTCGGACGAGATTTGGGAATTGCAGCTGTTAAGGCAATTAATGATTTTGCAACGAGCGGCATTGAACCCGACCTGACGATTTTCTTAGATGTGAAACCTGAGGTGGGCTTAGCACGAATTGCCAAAGACCATGGCGGACAAGAAGACCGCTTGGAACAAGAAAAACTAACTTTTCACCAAAAAGTTTATCAGGGTTATCAATGGGTTAATGAGCAGTATTCTGACCGAATTGCAGTTGTAAATGCTGATAGACCTCTTAGTCAAGTAGTATCAGATTGTGTTAAAATTATTGCAAACCGTTTACCAAAAGAATTGCTAAAGGACTGA
- a CDS encoding cyclic-di-AMP receptor: MKLIIAIVQKEDANRLQHTFVKENIRATKLATTGGFLSQGNTTFLIGIDDDHVKEVLQIIKEESKAREEYMNSNMVVTGFDMNSQPIKITVGGATCFVLPVEAFKQF; encoded by the coding sequence ATGAAGTTAATAATCGCAATTGTGCAAAAAGAAGATGCTAATCGACTGCAGCACACTTTTGTTAAAGAAAATATCCGTGCGACTAAATTAGCCACAACTGGTGGCTTTTTAAGCCAAGGAAATACAACGTTCCTGATTGGGATTGATGATGACCATGTAAAAGAAGTTTTACAGATCATTAAGGAAGAATCCAAGGCGCGCGAGGAATATATGAACTCCAACATGGTAGTGACCGGCTTTGACATGAACAGTCAGCCAATTAAGATTACTGTTGGCGGCGCAACCTGTTTTGTTTTACCAGTAGAAGCGTTTAAGCAGTTTTAA
- a CDS encoding YaaL family protein, which translates to MARTKVKQMGDDKLVDVIEKLQDEMAVQKSLDPTTLDMSDDNIIANKILQAKYSFLYNEARHRHTRFSGYTNAISE; encoded by the coding sequence ATGGCACGAACTAAAGTTAAACAAATGGGCGACGATAAGTTAGTTGACGTGATTGAAAAGTTGCAGGACGAAATGGCCGTGCAGAAAAGCTTGGATCCGACAACGCTAGATATGTCGGACGATAATATTATTGCTAACAAAATTTTGCAGGCTAAGTATTCCTTTTTGTACAATGAGGCACGCCACAGACATACAAGATTTAGTGGTTACACAAATGCCATTTCTGAATAA
- a CDS encoding acyl-ACP thioesterase domain-containing protein, with product MKYSEQKRIEFYECDENKHLKLPAMVDLMMSVSEHQLGSGEASTNSLTERGLGWVVTQYHIDVQSLPQPNDKITVTTDAIGYNRFLEYRNFSFVDEQGNELITAKSEWVLFDLKKRKMVSTDEQMMADLGIPLLKKLPRFPRLRPQTEYQTKRQYRVRYDDLDTNHHMTNGHYFSWFIDTLDRDFLQKHIVQSIDIKFNQEVTYGQEAFALVKVEDDGHDIKSDHVIEDEENKPRAVCELTWRKI from the coding sequence ATGAAATATAGTGAACAAAAACGAATTGAATTTTATGAATGTGATGAAAATAAGCATTTAAAGCTGCCAGCAATGGTTGACTTAATGATGAGTGTTTCCGAACATCAATTAGGTAGCGGTGAGGCAAGTACCAATTCTTTGACTGAACGTGGCTTAGGCTGGGTTGTCACCCAATACCATATTGATGTTCAATCTTTGCCGCAACCCAATGACAAGATTACGGTAACTACTGATGCCATTGGTTATAATCGCTTTTTGGAGTATCGGAATTTTAGTTTCGTCGATGAACAAGGCAACGAGCTCATTACCGCCAAGAGTGAATGGGTCTTGTTTGACTTAAAGAAGCGCAAGATGGTGTCAACAGATGAACAAATGATGGCCGATTTAGGTATCCCATTATTGAAGAAGCTGCCTCGCTTCCCGCGCTTGCGGCCACAAACTGAATATCAAACAAAACGCCAGTACCGTGTTCGCTACGATGACTTGGATACTAACCACCACATGACCAATGGTCATTACTTTAGCTGGTTTATTGATACTTTAGATCGGGACTTTTTACAAAAGCACATTGTTCAAAGTATTGACATCAAGTTCAATCAGGAAGTAACGTACGGTCAGGAAGCATTTGCCTTAGTCAAGGTGGAAGATGATGGTCACGACATTAAGTCCGATCACGTAATTGAGGATGAGGAAAACAAACCTAGAGCCGTTTGTGAACTAACTTGGCGCAAAATATAA